Proteins co-encoded in one Tachysurus fulvidraco isolate hzauxx_2018 chromosome 17, HZAU_PFXX_2.0, whole genome shotgun sequence genomic window:
- the LOC113646015 gene encoding uncharacterized protein LOC113646015, with protein MSSFWILLFIFSTMYTVHPGRHWVSAQSLTKPPDYQTDKELSVNIGDSATLQCCISENVVGMITWFRQPNREKPQIVVTVHKSGGETFHTGFQKSRFRIEKSSNCFSIIILNTTQSDEAMYYCAVMTSITVFGDGTYLQIKGDHVTIASESEMIRSLHRTVIGLGSALGLCALLIFCLTYFILRRRKPKTSRSNTSVEDSRGTRQESETESLNYAALQFSRRKTKAEKRKPVSSDECVYSDVKKSVR; from the exons atgaGCAGTTTCTGGATTTTACTTTTCATCTTCAGCACCATGT ATACAGTCCATCCTGGTAGACACTGGGTTTCTGCACAATCTCTAACAAAGCCACCAGATTATCAGACTGATAAAGAGCTCAGTGTGAATATCGGAGACTCTGCGactctacagtgttgtatttctgAAAATGTAGTTGGAATGATTACATGGTTTAGGCAACCAAACAGAGAAAAACCTCAGATTGTAGTCACAGTGCATaaaagtggtggagaaacttTTCACACTGGATTCCAAAAGTCTCGTTTTCGAATAGAAAAATCTTCAAACTGCTTCAGTATTATAATTTTAAACACCACTCAGTCTGATGAAGCCATGTACTACTGTGCAGTGATGACATCCATCACTGTGTTTGGAGATGGaacttatttacaaattaaag GTGATCATGTTACTATtgcatcagaatcagaaatgatcagatctctacatcggacagtgatcggtttgggatcggctttgggtttgtgcgcacttctgattttctgtctcacttatttcatactgaggagaagaaaaccTAAAACCTCTAGAt CTAACACTTCTGTAGAAGATTCTCGAGGAACGAGGCag gaATCTGAAACTGAATCATTGAATTATGCGGCTTTGCAATTCTCCAGGAGGAAAACCAAAGCTGAAAAGAGAAAACCCGTCTcatcagatgagtgtgtgtactctgaTGTGAAGAAATCTGTAAGATAA